A stretch of the Glycine soja cultivar W05 chromosome 13, ASM419377v2, whole genome shotgun sequence genome encodes the following:
- the LOC114382329 gene encoding phosphatidylinositol 4-phosphate 5-kinase 1-like, whose protein sequence is MREGDVVPATATASPLPPVVVAGRSRSQGFTTRRVTPAAPTAGSAAVERVLPNGDFYAGSFSGNVPHGSGKYLWTDGCMYEGEWKRGKASGKGKFSWPSGATYEGEFKSGRMEGFGTFVGSDGDTYRGSWSSDRKHGFGQKRYVNGDLYEGSWKRNVQDGHGRYVWKNGNEYVGEWKNGVINGKGALLWANGNRYEGLWENGVPKGNGVMKIHHRLLWGDNFNVKRFSVEGRGSVNSDKSFPRICIWESEGEAGDITCDIIDNVEASMFYRDGTTSDCEEKEMKRNPCCFSSEVKRPGETVSKGHKNYELMLNLQLGIRYTVGKEASILRELKQGDFDPKEKFWTRFPTEGSKLTPPHQSAEFRWKDYCPVVFRHLRNLFQVDPADYMLAICGNDALRELSSPGKSGSIFYLTQDDRFMIKTVKKSEVKVLIRMLRSYYQHVSRYENSLVTKFYGVHCVKPIGGQKIRFIVMGNLFCSEYPIHRRFDLKGSSHGRTTDKPEEDIDETTTLKDLDLNFVFRVQRNWFHELIKQIERDCEFLEAEKIMDYSLLVGIHFRDDNTCDKMGLSPFLLRTGNRDTYQNEKLMRGYRFLEAELQDRDRVKSGRKSLIRLGANMPARAERVARRSDFDQYTTAGISHLTPYRSGETYDVILYFGIIDILQDYDISKKLEHAYKSLQVDSTSISAVDPKLYSKRFRDFVGRIFIEER, encoded by the exons ATGCGCGAAGGCGACGTCGTGCCGGCGACGGCGACGGCGTCTCCGTTGCCGCCGGTGGTGGTTGCCGGCCGAAGCCGGTCGCAGGGCTTCACGACGCGGCGAGTGACTCCGGCCGCTCCAACGGCCGGATCCGCCGCCGTGGAGCGCGTTCTCCCTAATGGTGACTTCTACGCCGGGAGCTTCTCCGGCAATGTCCCGCACGGATCAGGAAAATACCTCTGGACCGACGGATGCATGTACGAGGGCGAGTGGAAGCGCGGAAAAGCCTCTGGAAAAGGCAAATTCTCATGGCCTTCAGGCGCGACTTACGAGGGCGAGTTCAAATCGGGTCGCATGGAAGGGTTCGGAACCTTCGTCGGATCCGACGGCGACACCTACCGCGGGTCGTGGAGCTCCGACAGAAAACACGGGTTCGGGCAGAAGCGTTATGTTAACGGTGACTTATACGAAGGGTCCTGGAAGCGCAACGTGCAAGACGGTCACGGCCGTTACGTCTGGAAAAACGGGAACGAGTACGTCGGGGAGTGGAAGAACGGCGTGATTAACGGCAAGGGAGCTTTACTCTGGGCAAACGGAAACCGTTACGAGGGGCTGTGGGAGAACGGCGTCCCCAAGGGTAACGGCGTTATGAAGATTCATCACCGTTTGCTCTGGGGTGATAATTTTAACGTGAAGCGGTTCTCCGTTGAAGGAAGAGGGAGCGTTAATAGCGATAAGAGTTTCCCCAGGATTTGTATTTGGGAGTCGGAGGGTGAAGCCGGTGACATCACGTGCGATATTATCGATAATGTGGAGGCGTCGATGTTTTACCGCGACGGAACGACGTCGGATTGTGAAGAGAAAGAGATGAAGAGGAACCCTTGTTGTTTCTCGAGCGAGGTGAAAAGACCTGGAGAAACAGTTTCCAAGGGGCATAAGAATTATGAGTTGATGCTTAATCTGCAATTGGGGATAAG GTACACTGTTGGGAAGGAGGCTTCGATTTTGCGGGAGCTTAAGCAGGGTGATTTTGATCCGAAGGAGAAGTTCTGGACTAGGTTTCCGACGGAGGGGTCGAAGCTTACACCGCCGCATCAGTCCGCGGAGTTTCGATGGAAGGATTACTGCCCTGTGGTTTTTAG GCATTTGAGGAACCTGTTTCAGGTGGATCCTGCTGATTACATGTTGGCTATATGTGGAAATGATGCTCTTCGGGAGCTTTCGTCTCCCGGGAAAAGTGGAAGCATCTTCTACTTGACCCAGGATGATAGATTCATGATAAAGACAGTGAAGAAATCTGAAGTCAAG GTGCTTATTCGGATGCTTCGGAGTTATTATCAACATGTGTCTCGATATGAAAATTCACTTGTGACGAAATTCTATGGGGTGCACTGTGTCAAGCCAATTGGAGGCCAGAAG ATCCGGTTCATTGTGATGGGAAATCTTTTCTGCTCTGAATATCCAATTCATAGACGATTTGATTTGAAAGGATCTTCTCATGGTCGCACCACAGATAAACCTGAGGAGGACATTGATGAAACAACCACCCTCAAGGACCTTGATCTCAACTTTGTTTTTCGTGTACAAAGAAATTGGTTCCACGAACTCATCAA GCAAATTGAGCGGGACTGTGAGTTCTTGGAAGCTGAGAAAATTATGGATTACAGTCTTTTGGTTGGCATTCATTTTCGTGATGATAATACGTGTGACAAAATGGGATTGTCACCTTTTCTTTTACGCACTG GCAATCGGGATACTTATCAGAATGAAAAGTTGATGCGTGGTTATCGCTTTCTTGAAGCAGAGCTACAGGATAGAGATCGAGTTAAATCTGGAAG GAAATCATTAATCAGGCTAGGAGCCAATATGCCTGCAAGAGCAGAGCGAGTGGCCCGGAGGAGTGATTTTGATCAATACACTACTGCTGGAATCAGCCATTTGACCCCTTATCGCAGTGGGGAGACTTACGATGTCATTCTATACTTTGGGATTATTGACATTTTGCAAGATTATGATATCAGCAAAAAGCTTGAGCATGCTTACAAGTCCTTGCAAGTTGACTCTACTTCAATTTCTGCTGTTGATCCAAAGCTATACTCGAAGAGGTTTCGTGATTTTGTAGGGAGAATATTCATTGAAGAGAGGTAG